In Desulfuromonadales bacterium, the following proteins share a genomic window:
- a CDS encoding cache domain-containing protein, producing MSRHLFKFVNNLKLRWKLLAMVLPLVIIPIFIVGSVVGYLAARQAYLGITQTSKDDLEHMADFTTDLLDSHFQQFQVYKQDKQKIFIRDLSSLADIAYNLVETQNHQYRQGHLSLAEAKQEAKKALKRVNVGETGYIYAMTTAGDLELHIAREGENIFDEKDEKGRFFIREMCTSARKAKPGETLYIIYPWRNEILGDRAPRKKIAAYRYFPEWDWIIAASGYLEETYEDLAFERRSFEELKEKIKSKKVGSTGYIYCMDRKGTLTLHPDSEGRNILDARDAEGHAFIREMCEKKEGWIRYPWQNIGDKAPRLKIVRYAYFAPWDWIVAVGSYEDEFYREANLIKGRTFATMLILTFLASQLAFAMIYFAAKVFTDPIHHMIAVIRKVKQGRFDERMQVESNDELGELAAAFNRMTDIIKRNKEMEAALAQQGKMASLGVLSSGVAHEINNPLAVILGYAGYIEGKLAPEDPLYRYIHEIKRESKRCKKIVQDLLSYARTPKPALESTDINELLGQIVDFAANHTDMHHVQVQREFAAGLPQVMVDGDQIRQVAINLILNAGAAMPGGGTLVVSTTLEDEKHIAIAFADTGAGIEEEHLEKIFEPFFTTKERGTGLGLAITRQIVELHQGKIGLESMPGRGTTVTIRLPLVREEY from the coding sequence ATGAGCCGGCACCTCTTCAAGTTCGTCAACAACCTCAAGCTTCGCTGGAAACTGCTGGCGATGGTCCTGCCGCTGGTGATCATCCCCATTTTCATCGTCGGCAGCGTCGTCGGCTACCTGGCCGCCCGCCAGGCCTATCTGGGGATCACCCAGACGAGCAAGGACGACCTGGAGCACATGGCGGACTTCACCACCGACCTGCTCGATTCCCATTTCCAGCAGTTCCAGGTCTACAAGCAGGACAAGCAGAAAATCTTCATCCGCGACCTCTCCTCTCTCGCCGATATCGCCTACAACCTGGTGGAAACCCAGAATCACCAGTACCGGCAGGGGCACCTCAGCCTGGCGGAAGCCAAGCAGGAGGCGAAGAAGGCGCTCAAGCGCGTCAATGTCGGTGAAACCGGTTACATCTATGCCATGACCACCGCCGGGGACCTGGAGCTGCACATCGCCCGGGAGGGGGAGAACATCTTCGACGAAAAGGATGAGAAGGGTCGCTTCTTCATTCGCGAGATGTGCACGTCGGCGCGCAAGGCGAAGCCGGGCGAGACTCTCTACATCATCTACCCCTGGCGCAACGAGATCCTGGGCGACCGCGCCCCGCGCAAGAAGATCGCCGCCTACCGCTATTTCCCCGAATGGGACTGGATCATCGCCGCCAGCGGCTACCTGGAGGAGACCTACGAGGACCTCGCTTTCGAGCGCCGCTCCTTCGAGGAGCTCAAAGAGAAGATCAAGAGCAAGAAGGTTGGCAGTACCGGCTACATCTACTGCATGGACAGAAAGGGAACCTTGACCCTCCATCCCGACTCCGAGGGGCGCAACATCCTGGACGCCCGCGACGCGGAAGGGCACGCCTTCATCCGCGAGATGTGCGAGAAAAAGGAAGGCTGGATCCGCTACCCCTGGCAGAACATCGGCGACAAGGCGCCGCGGCTGAAGATCGTCCGCTACGCCTACTTCGCCCCGTGGGACTGGATCGTCGCCGTCGGCTCCTACGAGGACGAATTCTACCGGGAAGCGAACCTGATCAAGGGGCGCACCTTCGCCACCATGCTGATTCTCACCTTTCTGGCCAGTCAGTTGGCCTTCGCCATGATCTATTTCGCCGCCAAGGTTTTCACCGACCCGATCCACCACATGATCGCGGTCATCCGCAAGGTCAAGCAGGGACGATTCGACGAACGGATGCAGGTGGAGAGCAACGACGAGCTCGGCGAACTCGCCGCCGCCTTCAACCGCATGACCGACATCATCAAGCGGAACAAGGAGATGGAAGCGGCCCTGGCCCAGCAGGGGAAGATGGCTTCGCTGGGAGTCCTCTCCTCGGGTGTGGCCCACGAGATCAACAATCCCCTCGCCGTCATCCTCGGCTATGCCGGCTATATCGAGGGCAAGCTTGCGCCGGAGGACCCGCTTTACCGCTACATCCATGAAATCAAGCGGGAGAGCAAGCGCTGCAAGAAGATTGTCCAAGACCTGCTCAGCTATGCCCGCACGCCGAAACCGGCGCTGGAATCCACCGACATCAATGAACTGCTCGGGCAGATCGTCGATTTCGCCGCCAACCACACCGACATGCACCATGTCCAGGTGCAGCGGGAATTTGCTGCGGGATTGCCGCAGGTGATGGTCGACGGCGATCAGATACGGCAGGTGGCGATCAACCTGATCCTCAACGCCGGAGCCGCCATGCCGGGAGGAGGGACATTGGTCGTCAGCACCACCCTGGAAGACGAAAAACACATCGCCATCGCCTTCGCCGACACCGGCGCCGGCATCGAAGAGGAGCATCTGGAAAAAATCTTCGAACCGTTCTTCACCACCAAGGAGCGGGGAACCGGACTGGGGCTGGCCATCACCCGGCAGATCGTCGAACTGCACCAGGGGAAAATTGGCCTGGAGAGCATGCCGGGCCGCGGCACCACGGTCACCATCCGGTTGCCGCTCGTACGGGAGGAGTACTAG
- the uvrC gene encoding excinuclease ABC subunit UvrC — protein sequence MQEVDLKKFPTLPGVYLMQGEAGEILYVGKAKNLRSRLRSYFSAEGDGRAHIRFLMNRVREIETIVTDTEKEALILENTLIKKHRPRYNIHLRDDKTYVSIRLDPREEFPALQVVRKVQRDGALYFGPFSSGSAVRETLKEIYRLFPLRHYPVETCRRRGRPCLFYQIGQCSAPCYGKIGRQEYRELVRGVTALLSGRESEVLTLLRGRMTTAAAAMRFEEAAMLRDQIRAIEQTVERQKVVEAGGGDQDVVGVHREGGEVAVAVLFIRQGKLIGRRSFTLEWRLDEAELLSSFLQQFYGREVFIPDQVLLPFSLEDADILGDWLGERKGKRVGVLAPRRGDKLQLVELAVRNAAEVFRERGSRREAREAVLAEIGERLQLSRPPQRMECFDISNVQGKQSVGSMAVLLDGEPAKGEYRHFRIRSVEGADDYASLYEVLKRRLTRGLAEELLPDFILIDGGKGQLSVLTAVLGELGLVGRIDAAGIAKSRVLANVRGKAVEKSEERFFLPGRKNPVLLRQGSPALFLLERLRDEAHRFAIAYHRKLRGKAALHSALEDVPGVGPARRKVLLKHFGSVRRLREASLAELLAVPGLPEPVARTVYACFRNKGDADS from the coding sequence ATGCAGGAAGTCGACCTGAAAAAGTTCCCCACCCTTCCCGGCGTCTATCTGATGCAGGGAGAGGCGGGCGAGATTCTCTACGTCGGCAAGGCGAAGAATCTGCGCAGCCGCCTGCGTTCGTACTTCTCCGCCGAGGGCGATGGCCGCGCCCACATCCGCTTCCTGATGAACCGGGTGCGCGAGATCGAGACGATTGTCACCGACACCGAAAAAGAGGCGTTGATCCTCGAAAACACCCTGATCAAGAAGCACCGTCCCCGTTACAACATCCACCTGCGCGACGACAAGACCTATGTTTCGATCCGCCTCGATCCGCGGGAGGAGTTCCCCGCCCTGCAGGTCGTGCGGAAGGTTCAGCGCGACGGCGCCCTTTATTTCGGACCCTTCTCCTCCGGCAGTGCCGTGCGCGAAACGCTCAAGGAGATTTACCGTCTCTTTCCCCTGCGCCACTATCCGGTGGAAACCTGCCGTCGCCGGGGCCGTCCCTGCCTCTTCTATCAGATCGGCCAGTGCAGCGCCCCCTGTTACGGCAAGATCGGCCGACAGGAGTACCGTGAACTGGTCAGGGGGGTGACGGCTCTGCTCTCCGGGCGCGAAAGCGAGGTGCTCACCTTGCTGCGCGGGCGAATGACCACGGCTGCCGCCGCCATGCGCTTCGAGGAGGCGGCGATGCTGCGCGACCAGATCCGGGCCATCGAGCAGACGGTGGAACGGCAGAAGGTGGTGGAGGCGGGCGGCGGCGATCAGGATGTCGTCGGGGTGCACCGCGAGGGGGGGGAGGTGGCGGTCGCCGTTCTCTTCATCCGCCAGGGCAAACTGATCGGCCGGCGCAGCTTCACCCTCGAGTGGCGGCTGGATGAAGCGGAATTGCTCTCCAGTTTCCTGCAGCAGTTCTACGGGCGCGAGGTCTTTATTCCCGACCAGGTGCTGCTGCCGTTTTCTCTCGAGGATGCCGATATCCTTGGCGACTGGCTCGGCGAACGCAAAGGGAAGAGGGTGGGGGTGCTGGCGCCCCGGCGCGGCGATAAGCTGCAACTGGTGGAACTGGCGGTGCGCAACGCCGCCGAGGTCTTCCGCGAGCGGGGCAGCCGAAGGGAGGCGCGCGAGGCGGTGCTCGCCGAGATCGGCGAGCGGTTGCAGCTCTCCCGACCGCCGCAGCGGATGGAGTGCTTCGACATCTCCAATGTCCAGGGAAAACAGAGCGTCGGCTCGATGGCGGTGCTGCTCGATGGCGAGCCGGCCAAGGGGGAGTACCGCCACTTCCGCATCCGCAGCGTCGAGGGGGCCGACGACTACGCCTCCCTCTACGAAGTGCTCAAGCGGCGGCTGACCCGGGGCCTGGCCGAAGAGCTTCTGCCCGATTTCATCCTCATCGACGGCGGCAAGGGGCAGCTCTCGGTGCTGACCGCCGTGCTCGGGGAGTTGGGCCTGGTCGGGCGCATCGACGCTGCCGGCATCGCCAAGAGCCGGGTCCTCGCCAACGTGCGCGGCAAGGCGGTGGAAAAGAGTGAAGAGCGCTTCTTCCTGCCCGGGCGCAAGAATCCCGTCCTGCTGCGCCAGGGGTCGCCGGCCCTCTTCCTGCTCGAGCGACTGCGCGACGAGGCGCATCGCTTTGCCATTGCCTACCACCGCAAGCTGCGCGGCAAGGCCGCCCTGCACTCGGCGCTGGAAGATGTACCCGGCGTCGGCCCGGCCCGGCGCAAGGTCCTGCTCAAGCATTTCGGCAGTGTGCGCAGGCTGCGCGAGGCATCTCTTGCTGAACTGCTCGCGGTCCCCGGCCTGCCGGAACCCGTGGCCAGGACTGTTTATGCCTGTTTCCGGAACAAAGGCGACGCGGACTCCTGA
- a CDS encoding EAL domain-containing protein, giving the protein MEDDPTIRKMVMIILRQTFPELALLTAENGQEGLALYERERPEIVLTDIRMPVMDGIRMAKEIRNLDRHARIIVLTANNDTNRLLEAIEIGINHYVLKPIDREKLQAAIEQCLSGLRLECQLREQEEHIRQMAYSDSLTGLPNRQLFNELLHQALAQAGRHRRPLAVLFLDLDRFKTINDTLGHAVGDQLLQTAGRRLRECCRRERDIVARRGGDEFIILLPELDDLQEPARMAQKIIDAFTRPFVLTEHELFISTSVGVSVFPQDGCDGETLIHNADLAMYRAKEAGRSRYHLYTPAMDVQASRRLALESCLRQALERGELLLYYQPKVNIKTGRIVSIEALARWNHPEFGMVPPIRFIPLAEESGVIVPIGEWVLRTACAQNKAWQKAGFSPMRVSVNFSPRQFQQLDLPEMVERVLAETELEPCWLELEVTENLLLENAEQAIAMLRRLGEMGVQISIDDFGTGYSTFSYIKKLPIHTLKIDQSFVSDINSSRSDAAIVSAMIRMAQSLQLNVIAEGVETEEQRLFLDALDCPEMQGHLFSQALPAEELDEILEGLNRREGEG; this is encoded by the coding sequence GTGGAGGACGACCCGACCATCCGGAAAATGGTGATGATCATCCTCCGCCAGACGTTTCCTGAATTGGCCCTGCTGACGGCCGAGAACGGCCAGGAGGGGTTGGCGCTGTATGAGCGGGAACGGCCGGAAATCGTCCTGACCGATATCCGCATGCCGGTCATGGACGGTATCCGCATGGCCAAGGAGATCAGGAATCTGGACAGGCACGCCCGAATCATCGTGCTGACGGCCAACAACGACACCAACCGGCTCCTCGAGGCCATCGAAATCGGTATTAATCACTACGTGCTCAAGCCGATCGACCGGGAAAAGCTGCAGGCGGCCATCGAACAGTGCCTCTCCGGTCTCCGGCTGGAGTGCCAGTTGCGTGAGCAGGAGGAGCATATCCGGCAGATGGCCTACTCAGACTCTCTGACCGGCCTTCCCAACCGCCAGCTCTTCAACGAACTGCTCCACCAGGCCCTGGCACAGGCGGGCCGGCACCGCCGGCCGCTGGCCGTCCTCTTTCTCGACCTCGACCGCTTCAAAACGATCAACGACACCCTCGGCCACGCCGTCGGCGACCAGCTCCTGCAGACAGCCGGCAGGCGGTTGCGGGAATGCTGTCGACGGGAACGGGATATCGTGGCCCGCCGGGGCGGGGATGAATTCATCATCCTGCTCCCCGAGCTGGACGATCTGCAGGAACCGGCCAGGATGGCGCAGAAGATCATCGATGCCTTCACCCGGCCCTTCGTCCTCACCGAACACGAGCTGTTCATCTCTACCAGCGTCGGGGTCAGCGTTTTTCCCCAGGACGGCTGCGACGGCGAGACCCTGATCCACAACGCCGACCTGGCCATGTACCGCGCCAAGGAGGCAGGGCGCAGCCGCTACCACCTCTACACCCCGGCCATGGATGTGCAGGCCTCCCGCCGGCTGGCCTTGGAGAGCTGCCTGCGCCAGGCGCTGGAGCGGGGGGAACTTCTGCTCTACTACCAGCCCAAGGTCAACATCAAGACCGGCCGGATTGTCTCCATCGAGGCGCTGGCCCGCTGGAATCACCCGGAATTCGGGATGGTCCCGCCGATCCGGTTTATCCCTCTGGCTGAAGAGAGCGGGGTGATCGTCCCCATAGGCGAGTGGGTCCTGCGCACGGCCTGTGCCCAGAACAAGGCCTGGCAAAAAGCCGGCTTCTCCCCCATGCGCGTCTCCGTCAACTTCTCCCCCCGCCAGTTCCAGCAGCTCGACCTGCCGGAAATGGTGGAGCGGGTGCTGGCCGAAACGGAGCTCGAACCGTGCTGGCTGGAACTGGAGGTGACGGAAAACCTCTTGCTGGAAAACGCGGAACAGGCCATTGCCATGCTCCGTCGCCTGGGCGAGATGGGGGTGCAGATTTCCATCGATGACTTCGGCACCGGCTACTCCACCTTCAGTTACATCAAGAAGCTTCCCATCCATACCCTCAAGATCGACCAGTCGTTCGTCAGCGACATCAATTCCAGCCGCAGCGACGCGGCGATCGTCTCGGCGATGATCCGCATGGCACAAAGCCTCCAGCTCAACGTCATCGCCGAGGGGGTCGAGACGGAGGAGCAACGCCTCTTTCTCGATGCCCTCGACTGTCCGGAGATGCAGGGACACCTTTTCAGCCAGGCTTTGCCGGCGGAGGAACTCGACGAAATTCTGGAGGGGCTGAACCGGCGGGAGGGGGAGGGGTAG
- a CDS encoding CDP-alcohol phosphatidyltransferase family protein → MLNLPNLLSLLRLVAAPVLLLLAAAGRPTAYLVLLAAALLSDAVDGFLARRLNQTSELGARLDSWGDFAIYMTVPLGAWWLWPDLIRREAPFAAAVVASYALPVGIGFLKYRRLTSYHTWGAKLSGVLLSAGALILFAGGPAWPFRLAVAVLVLAELEEIAITAALPEWRANVPTLRQALRLRREMRG, encoded by the coding sequence ATGCTGAACCTCCCCAACCTCCTCAGCCTCCTGCGCCTGGTCGCCGCCCCCGTCCTGCTCCTCCTCGCCGCCGCCGGCCGGCCGACGGCCTACCTCGTTCTGCTCGCCGCCGCCCTCCTCTCCGACGCCGTCGACGGCTTCCTGGCCCGCCGCCTGAACCAGACCTCGGAGCTGGGCGCCCGGCTCGACTCCTGGGGGGACTTCGCCATCTACATGACTGTCCCCCTGGGTGCCTGGTGGCTGTGGCCTGACCTCATCCGCCGCGAGGCACCCTTCGCGGCGGCGGTCGTGGCGAGCTACGCCCTCCCCGTCGGCATCGGCTTCCTCAAATACCGGCGGCTCACCAGCTATCACACCTGGGGGGCCAAGCTCTCGGGGGTCCTCCTCTCGGCGGGAGCGCTCATCCTCTTCGCCGGCGGCCCGGCCTGGCCCTTCCGCCTAGCCGTGGCCGTGCTGGTCCTGGCCGAACTGGAGGAGATCGCCATCACCGCCGCCCTCCCCGAATGGCGGGCCAACGTGCCGACGCTGCGGCAGGCGCTGCGGTTGAGGCGGGAGATGAGGGGATAG
- a CDS encoding isoprenylcysteine carboxylmethyltransferase family protein, whose translation MSLWWVFAFYFAERLFEIWLATRNRRMLLARGGREFFPETFRELVLLHALFFAALLGESWPWRVPLDHLTLFCLAALVLLMGLRYWCILSLGVFWNTRILVLPGAEAVRRGPYRLFKHPNYLVVTLEFALLPLLMRAPFTLVVFSLANLTILRRRIRFEEQALREATDWGKDRP comes from the coding sequence ATGTCCCTCTGGTGGGTCTTTGCTTTCTACTTCGCCGAGCGTCTCTTCGAAATCTGGCTGGCGACGCGCAACCGCAGGATGCTTCTCGCCCGCGGCGGCCGGGAGTTTTTCCCGGAAACCTTCAGGGAACTGGTTCTGCTGCACGCCCTCTTCTTCGCCGCCCTGCTCGGCGAATCCTGGCCCTGGCGGGTACCCCTCGACCACCTCACCCTCTTCTGCCTCGCCGCCCTGGTGCTGCTGATGGGACTGCGCTACTGGTGCATCCTGAGCCTCGGCGTCTTCTGGAACACGCGCATCCTCGTGCTGCCCGGTGCCGAGGCCGTACGCCGGGGGCCGTACCGACTCTTCAAGCACCCCAACTACCTGGTCGTCACCCTCGAATTCGCCCTCCTCCCCCTGCTCATGCGCGCCCCCTTCACTCTGGTCGTCTTCTCCCTGGCCAACCTCACCATCCTGCGCCGGCGCATCCGCTTCGAGGAGCAGGCGCTGCGGGAGGCGACCGATTGGGGGAAGGACCGGCCGTGA
- a CDS encoding 3-oxoacyl-[acyl-carrier-protein] synthase III C-terminal domain-containing protein: MPHILAAASAFPPHVVPQAAVREAIGQIFAGRIPDLERLLAVFDHSRIVTRHLMRPLDWYCRPQSAQARNRIYLDEGLELLARATQCCLERAACEPASIDHVIAVSSTGHAAPSMDARLINRLGLRPDVSRLPIWGLGCAAGAAGLARAFDHCRAHPRATVLLVALETCSLTFMPSDLSKKNLVGTAIFADGAAAVLVAGAEAAGSGPRLLATRSHLFPQSENIMGWEFGDAGMQLLLSPRLPAVVKEELPRLVDGFLRSRGLEQSDLAHYLTHPGGAKVVDAYREALGLHNGELDLTEEVLREHGNVSSVSVLVVLERWLASPRAGQAGYGLLSAFGPGFSAEQVLLEV; the protein is encoded by the coding sequence ATGCCCCACATCCTCGCCGCCGCCTCCGCCTTCCCTCCCCACGTCGTCCCCCAGGCGGCCGTCCGCGAGGCGATCGGCCAGATCTTTGCCGGCCGCATCCCCGATCTGGAGCGGCTGCTCGCCGTTTTCGACCACTCGCGAATCGTCACCCGGCACCTCATGCGCCCCCTCGACTGGTACTGCCGGCCGCAGTCGGCGCAGGCACGCAACCGTATTTACCTTGATGAAGGGCTGGAGCTGCTGGCCCGGGCGACGCAGTGCTGTCTGGAGCGAGCCGCCTGCGAGCCCGCGTCGATCGACCACGTCATCGCCGTTTCCTCCACCGGCCACGCCGCCCCCTCCATGGACGCCCGGCTGATCAACCGGCTCGGACTGCGCCCGGACGTCAGCCGGCTGCCGATCTGGGGGCTGGGGTGCGCAGCCGGAGCGGCGGGGCTGGCCCGGGCCTTCGACCACTGCCGTGCCCACCCGCGGGCAACGGTCCTGCTGGTCGCCCTGGAGACCTGCAGCCTGACTTTCATGCCCAGCGACCTGAGCAAGAAGAATCTGGTCGGCACGGCGATCTTCGCCGACGGCGCCGCCGCCGTGCTGGTCGCCGGAGCCGAAGCGGCAGGTTCCGGACCGCGGCTGCTCGCCACCCGTTCGCATCTTTTTCCGCAGAGCGAGAACATCATGGGATGGGAATTCGGTGACGCGGGCATGCAGCTTCTCCTCTCCCCGCGCCTGCCGGCGGTGGTCAAGGAAGAGCTGCCGCGGCTGGTCGACGGCTTCCTGCGCAGCCGGGGACTCGAGCAGAGCGATCTGGCCCACTACCTCACGCATCCGGGCGGGGCCAAGGTGGTCGATGCCTATCGCGAGGCGCTGGGCCTGCACAACGGCGAGCTCGACCTCACCGAAGAGGTATTGCGCGAACACGGCAACGTCTCCTCGGTCTCGGTGCTGGTGGTGCTGGAGAGGTGGCTCGCCTCGCCGCGGGCCGGACAAGCCGGCTACGGCCTGCTTTCGGCCTTCGGCCCGGGGTTCTCGGCCGAGCAGGTGCTGCTGGAGGTGTAA
- a CDS encoding metallophosphoesterase gives MSMLLFVISFLAIYAAMHALVFWGVYPLLAGHPLLPALTTGWMALMIVAPITVRLLDRSGHELPARAIAWVAYCWMGFLFLAFALFLLFGLWHLFVLALGKLLPAATILTMHRPAASALVLLAVLAAGLYGFLEAADLRVETVRLISPKLPDGVERLRIAQVSDLHLGLIHREEALAPIVARIEQLAPDLLVATGDIVDAQISHLEELSGLWRRLSPPLGKYAVTGNHEFYAGLAQSLEYLQRSDFTVLRNTAAAPADFLRIIGVDDPAGGGAPDERPLLEQAGQEYFVLLLKHRPSIGPQSEGLFDLQLSGHAHGGQIFPFRLLTRLFYPLYDGLYRLAGGSVLYTSRGTGTWGPPMRILSPPEITLIEVVRHP, from the coding sequence ATGTCCATGCTGCTGTTCGTCATCAGCTTCCTCGCCATCTATGCGGCCATGCACGCCCTGGTCTTCTGGGGCGTATACCCGCTGCTGGCCGGCCATCCTCTTCTCCCCGCCCTGACCACGGGGTGGATGGCGCTGATGATCGTCGCCCCGATCACGGTGCGTCTGCTGGACAGGTCCGGCCACGAGCTGCCGGCCAGGGCAATCGCCTGGGTCGCCTACTGCTGGATGGGCTTTCTCTTCCTCGCCTTCGCCCTCTTTCTCCTCTTCGGCCTCTGGCACCTGTTCGTCCTGGCCCTGGGCAAGCTCCTGCCGGCTGCCACCATCCTGACCATGCACCGCCCGGCCGCCTCCGCCCTTGTCCTGCTGGCGGTTCTTGCGGCCGGGCTCTACGGCTTCCTGGAAGCGGCCGACCTGCGTGTCGAGACGGTCCGGCTGATCTCCCCGAAGCTGCCGGACGGCGTCGAAAGGCTGCGCATCGCCCAGGTTTCCGACCTCCACCTGGGGCTGATTCACCGGGAGGAAGCCCTCGCCCCGATCGTCGCCAGGATCGAGCAATTGGCTCCGGACCTGCTGGTAGCGACGGGGGACATCGTCGATGCCCAGATCAGCCACCTCGAGGAGTTGAGCGGCCTCTGGAGGCGCCTTTCGCCGCCACTGGGCAAGTATGCGGTGACCGGCAACCACGAATTCTACGCCGGCCTCGCCCAGAGTCTCGAGTACCTGCAGCGCAGCGACTTCACCGTCCTGCGGAACACGGCCGCGGCGCCGGCGGACTTTCTCCGCATCATCGGTGTCGACGACCCGGCCGGCGGCGGCGCACCCGACGAACGGCCCCTGCTTGAGCAGGCCGGCCAGGAATATTTCGTCCTGCTGCTGAAACACCGACCCAGCATCGGCCCGCAAAGCGAAGGGCTCTTCGACCTGCAGCTCTCGGGGCACGCGCACGGCGGGCAGATCTTTCCCTTCAGACTGCTGACCAGGTTATTCTACCCCCTGTATGACGGGCTCTACCGGCTGGCCGGCGGCTCCGTCCTCTACACCAGCCGGGGAACCGGCACCTGGGGACCGCCGATGCGGATTCTCTCTCCCCCGGAGATCACCCTGATCGAAGTCGTCAGGCACCCATAA
- a CDS encoding glycerate kinase has translation MERTQIISEQIFRAALREAAPREAVHREMRRVQTLYRDGGFRRLVTVGFGKAAPVMAGALAESLGDLVDTGLVITKYGHALTSVPGRIKVFEAGHPVPDRNGLRATEELIRLVRAADERTLIVTLISGGGSALLVSPQDGISLVDKQRTTSLLLNAGADISELNTVRKHLSRAKGGRLAEAAFPATVVSLILSDVVGDRLDVIASGPTAADPTTFGEALGILERHRLSEAVPPPVLELLRRGGRGDIPETPKAGSPFLDRVENIIVGSNRQALEAAARSARELGFTVEILSAELTGEAREVGRQLARQTRAAASSKAGNAGHCLLAGGETTVTVRGQGKGGRNMELALAFAIEIEGQPGITLLSAGTDGTDGPTDAAGAIVDGETVARAREQGLDPRESLDNNDSYTFFERCGGLLVTGATGTNVMDLQIVLID, from the coding sequence ATGGAAAGAACCCAAATTATTTCCGAGCAGATCTTTCGCGCCGCACTGCGGGAAGCCGCCCCGCGGGAAGCCGTACACAGGGAGATGCGGCGGGTGCAAACCCTTTACCGGGACGGGGGTTTCCGCCGACTGGTCACCGTCGGTTTCGGCAAAGCGGCCCCGGTCATGGCCGGCGCCCTCGCGGAATCCCTCGGCGACCTGGTCGACACCGGCCTTGTCATCACCAAGTATGGTCACGCCCTGACATCTGTCCCCGGCAGGATAAAGGTCTTCGAGGCGGGACATCCGGTCCCCGACCGCAACGGCCTGCGGGCGACCGAGGAGCTCATCAGGCTCGTCCGTGCTGCGGACGAACGGACGCTGATCGTCACACTCATCTCCGGCGGCGGCTCGGCCCTGCTCGTTTCACCCCAGGACGGCATTTCGCTGGTGGACAAACAGCGGACCACCAGCCTTCTGCTCAATGCCGGAGCCGACATCAGCGAGTTGAACACGGTCCGCAAGCACCTCTCCCGGGCCAAGGGCGGGCGACTGGCGGAGGCGGCCTTTCCGGCCACCGTCGTCTCGCTCATCCTGTCCGACGTCGTCGGCGACCGCCTCGATGTCATCGCCTCGGGTCCCACTGCCGCCGACCCGACCACCTTCGGCGAAGCGCTCGGGATATTGGAACGACACCGACTGAGCGAAGCGGTGCCGCCACCGGTCCTGGAACTGCTCCGCCGCGGCGGCCGGGGCGATATCCCCGAAACCCCGAAGGCCGGGAGCCCGTTTCTGGACCGGGTCGAAAACATCATCGTCGGCAGCAATCGCCAGGCCCTCGAAGCGGCCGCCCGCTCGGCACGGGAACTCGGCTTCACGGTCGAAATCCTTTCGGCGGAACTGACGGGCGAAGCCAGGGAGGTGGGACGGCAACTGGCCCGCCAGACGCGGGCCGCAGCGAGCAGCAAAGCCGGGAACGCCGGGCACTGCCTGCTTGCAGGCGGGGAGACCACCGTTACCGTCCGCGGGCAGGGCAAGGGAGGGCGCAACATGGAGCTGGCCCTCGCCTTCGCAATCGAGATCGAGGGGCAACCCGGCATCACTCTCCTTTCCGCCGGCACCGACGGCACCGACGGCCCGACCGACGCGGCCGGAGCGATTGTCGACGGCGAAACTGTCGCCAGGGCCAGGGAGCAGGGTCTCGATCCCCGGGAGTCCCTCGACAACAACGACTCCTATACCTTTTTCGAGAGGTGCGGCGGGCTCCTCGTCACCGGGGCGACCGGCACCAACGTCATGGACCTCCAGATTGTCCTCATCGATTGA